The window TGCTCCCGCGATATTGAACGCTATCTATAATGCGGTGGGGATAAGGTTCAAAGAACTTCCAATAACCGCCGAAAAGATGCTCAAAGCGCTGAAAGAAAAAGAGAAGGCCTCTGAAGGCAGAGGTTAGGGGGAGGAAGCTGCTATGTTCAACGTCACTTATTTTGCGCCTAACAATTTGTCTGATGCGCTCGATTATCTCTCCGAACACAAAGATGCGCGGATATTGGCGGGAGGGACGGATCTTATCGCCAAGTGGAAGAAGATCGGTCACCCTGATATGGATCTGCTGGATATCCGCAATATAGAAAGTTTTAAAGAGATATCTCAGTGTGAAAATGGGCTATTCATTGGGGCGGGTGTCACGATGGATACGGTACAGTACAGCGCCGTTATTGTGGAACAGTTGCCGATTCTCGCCGAGGCGGCGGGCAAGGTTGGGTCCGTGCAGGTCAGGAACATGGCCACGATCGGAGGCAACATCTGCAATGCCGCTCCCTCCGCCGATACGGTATTGCCTCTCATTGTATATGATGCCGAGGCAGTAATTGTTTCAAAAAATGCCGAAAAACGTTGTCCTTTGAAGAAATTTTTTGTCGGTCCTGGCAAAACGATTCTACAGCAGGGTGAGCTGCTGAAAGGGGTTTTCGTACCTTATCCCGCTAAAGAAAGCGGCGCCGCGTTTGCAAAACACAGCAGGCGTGTGGGAATGGACTTGGCGACGGTCGGCGTGGCGGTTGATATCTGTCTGAGCGACGATACGGTGGGATATGTCAGGGTTGCACTTGGAGCCGTTGGTCCAGTTCCTATTTTCGTAAAAAG is drawn from Cloacibacillus porcorum and contains these coding sequences:
- a CDS encoding FAD binding domain-containing protein → MFNVTYFAPNNLSDALDYLSEHKDARILAGGTDLIAKWKKIGHPDMDLLDIRNIESFKEISQCENGLFIGAGVTMDTVQYSAVIVEQLPILAEAAGKVGSVQVRNMATIGGNICNAAPSADTVLPLIVYDAEAVIVSKNAEKRCPLKKFFVGPGKTILQQGELLKGVFVPYPAKESGAAFAKHSRRVGMDLATVGVAVDICLSDDTVGYVRVALGAVGPVPIFVKSLEKFTGAKIGDGVIEEIAVISADQAVPITDVRGSREYRKDMVYENVKKCLSEALKK